A genomic segment from Corylus avellana chromosome ca5, CavTom2PMs-1.0 encodes:
- the LOC132180403 gene encoding tRNA threonylcarbamoyladenosine dehydratase isoform X4: MLFTGCQNNVVLVFGTCLRRRRFSFLPVPQPSTAAFTIRTQNPYFQNLRLCWDLRKGKERKRKGKMEERAKYLALVGAGALLGSVSTVLLLKLLPRCVARQCMEKAIKINGQGLISENDKSYTVAENQNHGMAGLDLLKDEIVSEQLTRNIQFFGLESQQKVTASYVVVIGLGGVGSHAASMLLRSGVGRLLLVDFDQVSLSSLNRHAVATRADVGIPKAQCLKEHFLSIFPECHIDARVLLYDASSEEEILSGKPDFVLDCIDNIDTKVALLAACVRRGLKVLSATGAGARADPTRIRVADLKESTNDPLSRSVRHRLRKDYGIDGGIPVVFSLEKPKAKLLPFKGPSGEEENPSNYQIVPGFRVRIIPVLGTIPAIFGQVMASYVVTQLAGVQVQTEPVVNLDVDHYRMLHQRLIEHEESLYGTAMEVQMLKK; encoded by the exons ATGTTATTTACTGGGTgtcaaaacaacgtcgttttagTGTTTGGCACATGTTTAAGACGACGTCGTTTTAGTTTCCTCCCAGTCCCACAGCCCAGTACCGCCGCGTTCACTATCCGAACACAAAACCCCTACTTTCAAAACCTTCGTCTCTGTTGGGACCtgagaaaaggaaaggaaaggaaaagaaagggaaaaatggAGGAGAGAGCGAAATACTTGGCCTTGGTGGGAGCTGGAGCTCTTTTGGGCTCTGTTTCTACAGTCCTACTTCTTAAGCTTCTTCCGAG ATGTGTCGCAAGGCAATGCATGGAGAAGGCGATTAAAATTAATG GTCAAGGACTTATATCTGAGAATGATAAAAGCTACACGGTTGCTGAGAACCAGAATCATGGGATGGCTGGTTTAGACCTTCTAAAAGACGAGATAGTTTCTGAACAATTGACCAG GAACATTCAATTCTTTGGCCTTGAGTCTCAACAGAAAGTGACTGCATCCTATGttgtggtcattggtcttgGAGGGGTTGGCAGTCATGCTGCATCTATGCTTTTAAGATCAGGGGTTGGTAGGCTTCTCCTTGTGGACTTTGACCAG GTATCACTTTCATCACTTAACCGACACGCTGTTGCAACAAGAGCAGATGTTGGCATTCCAAAAGCCCAGTGCCTCAAAGAGCATTTCCTGTCTATCTTCCCAGAGTGCCATATAGATGCAAGAGTGCTATTATATGATGCATCTTCTGAAGAAGAAATTCTTTCAGGCAAACCTGACTTTGTTTTGGACTGTATTGATAACATTGATACCAAG GTGGCACTTCTTGCTGCATGTGTACGTAGGGGTCTGAAGGTTCTATCTGCTACAGGAGCTGGTGCAAGAGCTGATCCAACAAGAATACGGGTTGCGGATTTGAAAGAGTCAACAAATGACCCACTATCTCGATCT GTGAGACACCGACTAAGGAAAGATTATGGTATTGATGGTGGCATTCCTGTTGTGTTTTCACTGGAGAAACCCAAGGCAAAACTGCTTCCATTTAAGGGACCaagtggagaagaagaaaatccctcaaactatcaa ATAGTACCAGGGTTTAGGGTTCGCATAATACCTGTTCTGGGTACCATCCCTGCAATTTTCGGACAGGTTATGGCCTCCTATGTTGTGACACAACTAGCAGGGGTGCAAGTTCAAACAGAGCCTGTGGTAAATTTGGACGTGGATCATTACAGGATGCTTCATCAACGTCTTATCGAGCATGAGGAGTCACTGTATGGCACAGCCATGGAAGTCCAG ATGTTGAAGAAGTGA
- the LOC132180403 gene encoding tRNA threonylcarbamoyladenosine dehydratase isoform X3 yields MLFTGCQNNVVLVFGTCLRRRRFSFLPVPQPSTAAFTIRTQNPYFQNLRLCWDLRKGKERKRKGKMEERAKYLALVGAGALLGSVSTVLLLKLLPRCVARQCMEKAIKINGQGLISENDKSYTVAENQNHGMAGLDLLKDEIVSEQLTRNIQFFGLESQQKVTASYVVVIGLGGVGSHAASMLLRSGVGRLLLVDFDQVSLSSLNRHAVATRADVGIPKAQCLKEHFLSIFPECHIDARVLLYDASSEEEILSGKPDFVLDCIDNIDTKVALLAACVRRGLKVLSATGAGARADPTRIRVADLKESTNDPLSRSVRHRLRKDYGIDGGIPVVFSLEKPKAKLLPFKGPSGEEENPSNYQIVPGFRVRIIPVLGTIPAIFGQVMASYVVTQLAGVQVQTEPVVNLDVDHYRMLHQRLIEHEESLYGTAMEVQVDTFHPFV; encoded by the exons ATGTTATTTACTGGGTgtcaaaacaacgtcgttttagTGTTTGGCACATGTTTAAGACGACGTCGTTTTAGTTTCCTCCCAGTCCCACAGCCCAGTACCGCCGCGTTCACTATCCGAACACAAAACCCCTACTTTCAAAACCTTCGTCTCTGTTGGGACCtgagaaaaggaaaggaaaggaaaagaaagggaaaaatggAGGAGAGAGCGAAATACTTGGCCTTGGTGGGAGCTGGAGCTCTTTTGGGCTCTGTTTCTACAGTCCTACTTCTTAAGCTTCTTCCGAG ATGTGTCGCAAGGCAATGCATGGAGAAGGCGATTAAAATTAATG GTCAAGGACTTATATCTGAGAATGATAAAAGCTACACGGTTGCTGAGAACCAGAATCATGGGATGGCTGGTTTAGACCTTCTAAAAGACGAGATAGTTTCTGAACAATTGACCAG GAACATTCAATTCTTTGGCCTTGAGTCTCAACAGAAAGTGACTGCATCCTATGttgtggtcattggtcttgGAGGGGTTGGCAGTCATGCTGCATCTATGCTTTTAAGATCAGGGGTTGGTAGGCTTCTCCTTGTGGACTTTGACCAG GTATCACTTTCATCACTTAACCGACACGCTGTTGCAACAAGAGCAGATGTTGGCATTCCAAAAGCCCAGTGCCTCAAAGAGCATTTCCTGTCTATCTTCCCAGAGTGCCATATAGATGCAAGAGTGCTATTATATGATGCATCTTCTGAAGAAGAAATTCTTTCAGGCAAACCTGACTTTGTTTTGGACTGTATTGATAACATTGATACCAAG GTGGCACTTCTTGCTGCATGTGTACGTAGGGGTCTGAAGGTTCTATCTGCTACAGGAGCTGGTGCAAGAGCTGATCCAACAAGAATACGGGTTGCGGATTTGAAAGAGTCAACAAATGACCCACTATCTCGATCT GTGAGACACCGACTAAGGAAAGATTATGGTATTGATGGTGGCATTCCTGTTGTGTTTTCACTGGAGAAACCCAAGGCAAAACTGCTTCCATTTAAGGGACCaagtggagaagaagaaaatccctcaaactatcaa ATAGTACCAGGGTTTAGGGTTCGCATAATACCTGTTCTGGGTACCATCCCTGCAATTTTCGGACAGGTTATGGCCTCCTATGTTGTGACACAACTAGCAGGGGTGCAAGTTCAAACAGAGCCTGTGGTAAATTTGGACGTGGATCATTACAGGATGCTTCATCAACGTCTTATCGAGCATGAGGAGTCACTGTATGGCACAGCCATGGAAGTCCAG GTAGATACATTTCATCCTTTTGTATGA
- the LOC132180403 gene encoding tRNA threonylcarbamoyladenosine dehydratase isoform X5: protein MEKAIKINGQGLISENDKSYTVAENQNHGMAGLDLLKDEIVSEQLTRNIQFFGLESQQKVTASYVVVIGLGGVGSHAASMLLRSGVGRLLLVDFDQVSLSSLNRHAVATRADVGIPKAQCLKEHFLSIFPECHIDARVLLYDASSEEEILSGKPDFVLDCIDNIDTKVALLAACVRRGLKVLSATGAGARADPTRIRVADLKESTNDPLSRSVRHRLRKDYGIDGGIPVVFSLEKPKAKLLPFKGPSGEEENPSNYQIVPGFRVRIIPVLGTIPAIFGQVMASYVVTQLAGVQVQTEPVVNLDVDHYRMLHQRLIEHEESLYGTAMEVQVDVEEVMYITKELWHGRSVREQSAKDVGRGMWRSVNELMLVRWDQAKPASVSNLILLKFREADEHELMTLDDIEENEPEFFRRVTSVLKRAELDFGL from the exons ATGGAGAAGGCGATTAAAATTAATG GTCAAGGACTTATATCTGAGAATGATAAAAGCTACACGGTTGCTGAGAACCAGAATCATGGGATGGCTGGTTTAGACCTTCTAAAAGACGAGATAGTTTCTGAACAATTGACCAG GAACATTCAATTCTTTGGCCTTGAGTCTCAACAGAAAGTGACTGCATCCTATGttgtggtcattggtcttgGAGGGGTTGGCAGTCATGCTGCATCTATGCTTTTAAGATCAGGGGTTGGTAGGCTTCTCCTTGTGGACTTTGACCAG GTATCACTTTCATCACTTAACCGACACGCTGTTGCAACAAGAGCAGATGTTGGCATTCCAAAAGCCCAGTGCCTCAAAGAGCATTTCCTGTCTATCTTCCCAGAGTGCCATATAGATGCAAGAGTGCTATTATATGATGCATCTTCTGAAGAAGAAATTCTTTCAGGCAAACCTGACTTTGTTTTGGACTGTATTGATAACATTGATACCAAG GTGGCACTTCTTGCTGCATGTGTACGTAGGGGTCTGAAGGTTCTATCTGCTACAGGAGCTGGTGCAAGAGCTGATCCAACAAGAATACGGGTTGCGGATTTGAAAGAGTCAACAAATGACCCACTATCTCGATCT GTGAGACACCGACTAAGGAAAGATTATGGTATTGATGGTGGCATTCCTGTTGTGTTTTCACTGGAGAAACCCAAGGCAAAACTGCTTCCATTTAAGGGACCaagtggagaagaagaaaatccctcaaactatcaa ATAGTACCAGGGTTTAGGGTTCGCATAATACCTGTTCTGGGTACCATCCCTGCAATTTTCGGACAGGTTATGGCCTCCTATGTTGTGACACAACTAGCAGGGGTGCAAGTTCAAACAGAGCCTGTGGTAAATTTGGACGTGGATCATTACAGGATGCTTCATCAACGTCTTATCGAGCATGAGGAGTCACTGTATGGCACAGCCATGGAAGTCCAG GTAGATGTTGAAGAAGTGATGTACATTACAAAAGAGTTGTGGCATGGACGAAGTGTGAGGGAGCAGTCTGCAAAAGATGTCGGACGTGGAATGTGGCGGTCTGTTAATGAGTTAATGCTTGTGAG GTGGGATCAGGCAAAGCCAGCTTCTGTGTCAAACTTAATACTGTTAAAGTTTAGAGAG GCAGATGAGCACGAGTTGATGACTCTTGATGATATCGAAGAAAATGAACCGGAATTTTTCAGGAGAGTAACATCTGTACTGAAGCGAGCTGAACTGGACTTTGGTCTGTAA
- the LOC132180404 gene encoding protein ABA AND ROS SENSITIVE 1: protein MDAQARKKAFFRAKLNAQKKDKRIDSPLVRYNELDQPVCRVCDVVLKSESNWDAHQVSRKHHEAINSIKAGAAGLTQVNNVKPGPQKKLSQPKPEHSADLHSTKPEHSTELLKRQSSAVLPPDFFDDNETKKLKIGNDPVNSVEPAQPEERGSLNVVSGIDRLPSGNVPQVINMQSAGELNPASVEIAGSENKQVKGALPEGFFDNKEADLRARGIKPVKPDIKDEYKEFEKLIQEDLVEVDDRLEEEEIDAAETIEEAESVEQKSYKEKVEMLRKKKLELQAVRSSKHGRPSEVVSKESSHEESSSDDDSNENFAVDWRAQHL from the exons ATGGATGCGCAAGCGAGGAAAAAGGCATTTTTTCGTGCTAAATTGAACGCACAGAAGAAGGACAAACGCATAGATTCTCCTCTTGTAAG GTACAATGAACTTGACCAGCCTGTCTGTAGGGTTTGTGATGTTGTTTTGAAATCTGAATCCAATTGGGATGCACACCAAGTTTCTCGTAAACACCATGAG GCAATAAATAGTATCAAAGCTGGTGCAGCTGGACTAACCCAGGTTAACAATGTGAAACCTGGGCCCCAAAAGAAGTTGTCTCAACCTAAACCTGAACATTCTGCAGACTTGCATAGCACTAAACCTGAGCACTCAACAGAATTACTCAAACGTCAGTCATCAGCTGTGCTTCCTCCAGATTTTTTTGATGACAATGAGaccaaaaagctaaaaattg GAAATGACCCTGTCAATTCAGTGGAGCCTGCTCAACCAGAGGAGAGGGGTTCTTTAAATGTTGTTAGTGGAATAGATCGATTGCCTAGTGGTAATGTTCCACAGGTAATAAATATGCAGTCTGCTGGGGAGCTTAATCCGGCATCAGTAGAGATTGCTGGTTCAGAAAACAAGCAAGTGAAGGGAGCTCTACCTGAAGGATTCTTTGATAACAAGGAAGCTGACTTACGTGCACGTGGCATAAAGCCAGTTAAGCCAGATATCAA AGACGAGTACAAGGAATTTGAAAAGTTGATCCAGGAGGACTTGGTGGAGGTGGATGACCGTTTGGAAGAAGAGGAG ATTGATGCTGCTGAAACGATTGAAGAGGCTGAATCCGTTGAGCAGAA GTCCTATAAGGAGAAAGTGGAAAtgttgaggaagaagaaattgGAATTGCAGGCTGTTAGGTCTTCCAAACATGGTAGACCTTCTGAG
- the LOC132180403 gene encoding tRNA threonylcarbamoyladenosine dehydratase 2 isoform X1 has translation MLFTGCQNNVVLVFGTCLRRRRFSFLPVPQPSTAAFTIRTQNPYFQNLRLCWDLRKGKERKRKGKMEERAKYLALVGAGALLGSVSTVLLLKLLPRCVARQCMEKAIKINGQGLISENDKSYTVAENQNHGMAGLDLLKDEIVSEQLTRNIQFFGLESQQKVTASYVVVIGLGGVGSHAASMLLRSGVGRLLLVDFDQVSLSSLNRHAVATRADVGIPKAQCLKEHFLSIFPECHIDARVLLYDASSEEEILSGKPDFVLDCIDNIDTKVALLAACVRRGLKVLSATGAGARADPTRIRVADLKESTNDPLSRSVRHRLRKDYGIDGGIPVVFSLEKPKAKLLPFKGPSGEEENPSNYQIVPGFRVRIIPVLGTIPAIFGQVMASYVVTQLAGVQVQTEPVVNLDVDHYRMLHQRLIEHEESLYGTAMEVQVDVEEVMYITKELWHGRSVREQSAKDVGRGMWRSVNELMLVRWDQAKPASVSNLILLKFREADEHELMTLDDIEENEPEFFRRVTSVLKRAELDFGL, from the exons ATGTTATTTACTGGGTgtcaaaacaacgtcgttttagTGTTTGGCACATGTTTAAGACGACGTCGTTTTAGTTTCCTCCCAGTCCCACAGCCCAGTACCGCCGCGTTCACTATCCGAACACAAAACCCCTACTTTCAAAACCTTCGTCTCTGTTGGGACCtgagaaaaggaaaggaaaggaaaagaaagggaaaaatggAGGAGAGAGCGAAATACTTGGCCTTGGTGGGAGCTGGAGCTCTTTTGGGCTCTGTTTCTACAGTCCTACTTCTTAAGCTTCTTCCGAG ATGTGTCGCAAGGCAATGCATGGAGAAGGCGATTAAAATTAATG GTCAAGGACTTATATCTGAGAATGATAAAAGCTACACGGTTGCTGAGAACCAGAATCATGGGATGGCTGGTTTAGACCTTCTAAAAGACGAGATAGTTTCTGAACAATTGACCAG GAACATTCAATTCTTTGGCCTTGAGTCTCAACAGAAAGTGACTGCATCCTATGttgtggtcattggtcttgGAGGGGTTGGCAGTCATGCTGCATCTATGCTTTTAAGATCAGGGGTTGGTAGGCTTCTCCTTGTGGACTTTGACCAG GTATCACTTTCATCACTTAACCGACACGCTGTTGCAACAAGAGCAGATGTTGGCATTCCAAAAGCCCAGTGCCTCAAAGAGCATTTCCTGTCTATCTTCCCAGAGTGCCATATAGATGCAAGAGTGCTATTATATGATGCATCTTCTGAAGAAGAAATTCTTTCAGGCAAACCTGACTTTGTTTTGGACTGTATTGATAACATTGATACCAAG GTGGCACTTCTTGCTGCATGTGTACGTAGGGGTCTGAAGGTTCTATCTGCTACAGGAGCTGGTGCAAGAGCTGATCCAACAAGAATACGGGTTGCGGATTTGAAAGAGTCAACAAATGACCCACTATCTCGATCT GTGAGACACCGACTAAGGAAAGATTATGGTATTGATGGTGGCATTCCTGTTGTGTTTTCACTGGAGAAACCCAAGGCAAAACTGCTTCCATTTAAGGGACCaagtggagaagaagaaaatccctcaaactatcaa ATAGTACCAGGGTTTAGGGTTCGCATAATACCTGTTCTGGGTACCATCCCTGCAATTTTCGGACAGGTTATGGCCTCCTATGTTGTGACACAACTAGCAGGGGTGCAAGTTCAAACAGAGCCTGTGGTAAATTTGGACGTGGATCATTACAGGATGCTTCATCAACGTCTTATCGAGCATGAGGAGTCACTGTATGGCACAGCCATGGAAGTCCAG GTAGATGTTGAAGAAGTGATGTACATTACAAAAGAGTTGTGGCATGGACGAAGTGTGAGGGAGCAGTCTGCAAAAGATGTCGGACGTGGAATGTGGCGGTCTGTTAATGAGTTAATGCTTGTGAG GTGGGATCAGGCAAAGCCAGCTTCTGTGTCAAACTTAATACTGTTAAAGTTTAGAGAG GCAGATGAGCACGAGTTGATGACTCTTGATGATATCGAAGAAAATGAACCGGAATTTTTCAGGAGAGTAACATCTGTACTGAAGCGAGCTGAACTGGACTTTGGTCTGTAA
- the LOC132180403 gene encoding tRNA threonylcarbamoyladenosine dehydratase isoform X2 — protein MLFTGCQNNVVLVFGTCLRRRRFSFLPVPQPSTAAFTIRTQNPYFQNLRLCWDLRKGKERKRKGKMEERAKYLALVGAGALLGSVSTVLLLKLLPRCVARQCMEKAIKINGQGLISENDKSYTVAENQNHGMAGLDLLKDEIVSEQLTRNIQFFGLESQQKVTASYVVVIGLGGVGSHAASMLLRSGVGRLLLVDFDQVALLAACVRRGLKVLSATGAGARADPTRIRVADLKESTNDPLSRSVRHRLRKDYGIDGGIPVVFSLEKPKAKLLPFKGPSGEEENPSNYQIVPGFRVRIIPVLGTIPAIFGQVMASYVVTQLAGVQVQTEPVVNLDVDHYRMLHQRLIEHEESLYGTAMEVQVDVEEVMYITKELWHGRSVREQSAKDVGRGMWRSVNELMLVRWDQAKPASVSNLILLKFREADEHELMTLDDIEENEPEFFRRVTSVLKRAELDFGL, from the exons ATGTTATTTACTGGGTgtcaaaacaacgtcgttttagTGTTTGGCACATGTTTAAGACGACGTCGTTTTAGTTTCCTCCCAGTCCCACAGCCCAGTACCGCCGCGTTCACTATCCGAACACAAAACCCCTACTTTCAAAACCTTCGTCTCTGTTGGGACCtgagaaaaggaaaggaaaggaaaagaaagggaaaaatggAGGAGAGAGCGAAATACTTGGCCTTGGTGGGAGCTGGAGCTCTTTTGGGCTCTGTTTCTACAGTCCTACTTCTTAAGCTTCTTCCGAG ATGTGTCGCAAGGCAATGCATGGAGAAGGCGATTAAAATTAATG GTCAAGGACTTATATCTGAGAATGATAAAAGCTACACGGTTGCTGAGAACCAGAATCATGGGATGGCTGGTTTAGACCTTCTAAAAGACGAGATAGTTTCTGAACAATTGACCAG GAACATTCAATTCTTTGGCCTTGAGTCTCAACAGAAAGTGACTGCATCCTATGttgtggtcattggtcttgGAGGGGTTGGCAGTCATGCTGCATCTATGCTTTTAAGATCAGGGGTTGGTAGGCTTCTCCTTGTGGACTTTGACCAG GTGGCACTTCTTGCTGCATGTGTACGTAGGGGTCTGAAGGTTCTATCTGCTACAGGAGCTGGTGCAAGAGCTGATCCAACAAGAATACGGGTTGCGGATTTGAAAGAGTCAACAAATGACCCACTATCTCGATCT GTGAGACACCGACTAAGGAAAGATTATGGTATTGATGGTGGCATTCCTGTTGTGTTTTCACTGGAGAAACCCAAGGCAAAACTGCTTCCATTTAAGGGACCaagtggagaagaagaaaatccctcaaactatcaa ATAGTACCAGGGTTTAGGGTTCGCATAATACCTGTTCTGGGTACCATCCCTGCAATTTTCGGACAGGTTATGGCCTCCTATGTTGTGACACAACTAGCAGGGGTGCAAGTTCAAACAGAGCCTGTGGTAAATTTGGACGTGGATCATTACAGGATGCTTCATCAACGTCTTATCGAGCATGAGGAGTCACTGTATGGCACAGCCATGGAAGTCCAG GTAGATGTTGAAGAAGTGATGTACATTACAAAAGAGTTGTGGCATGGACGAAGTGTGAGGGAGCAGTCTGCAAAAGATGTCGGACGTGGAATGTGGCGGTCTGTTAATGAGTTAATGCTTGTGAG GTGGGATCAGGCAAAGCCAGCTTCTGTGTCAAACTTAATACTGTTAAAGTTTAGAGAG GCAGATGAGCACGAGTTGATGACTCTTGATGATATCGAAGAAAATGAACCGGAATTTTTCAGGAGAGTAACATCTGTACTGAAGCGAGCTGAACTGGACTTTGGTCTGTAA